A single region of the Sorghum bicolor cultivar BTx623 chromosome 7, Sorghum_bicolor_NCBIv3, whole genome shotgun sequence genome encodes:
- the LOC8080857 gene encoding dnaJ homolog subfamily B member 4 yields MGTDYYNVLKVNRNATEEDLKKSYRRLAMKWHPDKNPGDVKKEAEAKFKKISEAYEVLSDPQKRAIYDQYGEEGLKAADGGGSTSMNGAAKQRFNPRNAEDVFAEFFGSSKPFENMGRAKSMRFQTEGAGTFGGFGGNENKFRSYNDSSVGTSSSQARKPPPVETKLPCSLEELYAGSTRKMKISRNVVKPNGQLGTESEILTIDIKPGWKKGTKITFPDKGNEQPNQLPADLVFVIDEKPHDLYTRESNDLLVHRKIDLVDALAGTTVNLKTLDGRDLVIKLTDVVTPGYELVIAKEGMPIVKENGRRGNLRIKFDVNFPKRLSSEQRHSIRKVLGAQPQQQ; encoded by the exons ATGGGGACGGACTACTACAATGTGCTCAAGGTGAACCGGAACGCCACGGAGGAGGACCTCAAGAAGTCGTACCGCCGGCTGGCCATGAAGTGGCACCCTGACAAGAACCCTGGCGACGTCAAGAAGGAAGCCGAGGCCAAATTCAAGAAGATCTCCGAGGCCTACGAG GTTTTGAGTGATCCCCAGAAGAGGGCGATATATGATCAGTATGGTGAGGAAGGTCTGAAGGCTGCAGATGGTGGTGGTTCCACATCCATGAACGGGGCTGCCAAGCAACGTTTCAATCCTCGCAATGCTGAAGACGTGTTTGCTGAGTTCTTTGGCAGCAGCAAGCCTTTCGAGAACATGGGGCGAGCGAAGTCAATGAGGTTCCAGACGGAAGGTGCTGGCACTTTCGGTGGGTTCGGTGGGAATGAGAACAAGTTTAGATCATACAATGATTCGTCGGTTGGCACCAGTTCAAGTCAGGCTCGAAAGCCACCGCCTGTGGAAACCAAACTGCCCTGCTCACTTGAAGAGTTATACGCAGGTTCAACACGCAAGATGAAGATATCCAGGAACGTTGTCAAGCCCAATGG GCAACTAGGGACCGAATCGGAGATTTTAACAATCGATATAAAGCCTGGCTGGAAGAAGGGAACGAAGATCACATTCCCTGACAAGGGCAACGAGCAGCCAAACCAGCTCCCTGCCGATCTCGTCTTTGTTATCGATGAGAAGCCCCATGATCTGTACACAAGGGAAAGCAACGATCTCCTGGTCCACCGGAAGATTGATTTGGTGGATGCATTGGCAGGAACTACGGTCAATCTGAAGACACTCGACGGGCGTGACCTGGTGATTAAGCTCACTGATGTGGTGACACCTGGTTATGAGCTTGTGATTGCAAAGGAGGGGATGCCTATTGTCAAGGAGAACGGGAGAAGAGGCAACCTGAGGATCAAGTTCGATGTCAATTTTCCTAAGAGGTTGTCGTCAGAGCAGCGGCACAGCATTAGGAAGGTTCTTGGAGCTCAACCTCAGCAGCAGTGA